ACAGGCTTACTAGCCGGATCTGTAACCGCTTTTGCCGGTCCCATAGCCTTTATCGGCCTTGCCGTACCTCATCTAACCCGTCAGCTATTTAACACAACGGATCACAAACTACTCGTGCCGGGTGTTATGCTTTACGGAGGAATTTTGCTCCTGATCTGTGATACTATCGCACAATTACCATCTTCTTCCTATGTCCTGCCCATCAATGCCATCACCTCTATTATAGGGGCTCCGATAGTTATTTGGCTGTTATTGAGAAAGCGAAATATGATTTTTTAAAATATCATCCAACTGATGAAATGTCTATCCTCTATTAATAGAATACATAACTTTACCTCAGGTATCTAAATTGCAACCCAACTCCCATATGACAAAAACCCTCGAAATACGAAATTTGAGTATTGGCTATCGCGCCATGAAAGCCAAGAGCAATTTAATAGCTCAGGATCTGAATTTTTCTTTGGGGCAGGGAGAGTTTGTGGCTATCATCGGGGCGAACGGGATTGGGAAATCCACCTTACTGAGAACAATTGGCGGAGTTCAGGAAAAAATATCAGGCGATGTCCTTATCGAAGGAGAGAAAATGGAGTCGATTCCAACTCAGCGCCTGGCGGCTTCTCTCAGCCTTGTACTTACAGAACCCCTCGCGACAAAGAACCTGACGGTTTCCGAACTTATTGCCCTGGGAAGACAACCCTATACCAATTGGTTAGGTAGCCTTACCGAAAAGGATAAGATTGCAGTGGAAAATTCTATACGAACCATCGGACTGGAATCACTAAAACACAGAAAGTGTTACGAATTAAGTGACGGGCAGTTACAGAAGGTGCTCATAGCGAGGGCCCTGGCTCAGGATACTCCCATAATGATGCTCGATGAACCAACAACGCATCTCGATTTGTACCACAAGGTGCAGGTTTTAAAAACAATGAAACAAATCGCAAGGGATTTTGATAAAACAGTTATCTATACAACACATGAAATTGACCTGGCCATTCAACTATGCGATAAGATGCTGATCTTAGATAACTCTACATACCACTTTGGCACACCCTGTGAACATATTGAAAACAAATATCTTCAAAATCTATTTCCCTCCGATCTGATTCAATTCGATTCCCAAACAGGGACTTTTAAGATTAAAAACTGAGCCTTCTTCCCTGTTTAATTTAAGTCAGAACCCCTATCTTTACTTTAAAATGAAGTTGAAATGAGTACTGAGATAAGCTTGCTTGCTGTAGCACTCCTGGTAGGGATTCTGGGATTTTTCCTCGGGAATTACATAGAGCGATTAAAAAGAAAATCGATCCAAAGTACTTTGGAGGAGCGGGAACGTCAGCTCAGGAGCAGCAGGGAAGAGCTGGAAGAGCGCCTGGGGACCGAAAGGGCTGCAACAGAGCTGTTGAGAACAGAAAATACCGGACTAGCGCAACAGATTACAAGAAATGAGGCCGACCTCGAAAATCTGAGGCAAAAACTAGGGGAACAGAAAGAAGAGGTAGAACAGCTGCAAGAAAAATTTACCAAAGAGTTCGAAAATCTTGCAAACAAGATTCTCGATGAAAAAAGCCTGAAATTTACAGAGCAGAATCAGAAAAATATAAAACATATCCTGAATCCCTTGCAGGAGAAGATTCAATTATTCGAGAAAAAAGTTGAGGAAAGTCAAAAAGAAAATATCAGCATTCATTCAGCTTTAAAGGAACAGCTACTCAATCTGCAAAACCAGAACCTCAAGATCACCAAGGAGGCCGAAAACCTTACCAAAGCCCTGAAAGGAGATAGTAAAATGCAGGGGAATTGGGGCGAACTGGTTCTGGAAAGGGTACTCGAAAAATCGGGCCTTGAAAAAGACAGGGAATACACCGTCCAGCAGAGTTTTACCAGGGAAGATGGAAGCAGGGTGTTACCAGATGTCGTTATCAATCTCCCCGATAGTAAGAAAATGGTTATTGATTCCAAGGTTTCACTTACAGATTATGAACGATTTGTCAATGCTGAAGAAGAGTTACAGGACAAGTTTCTAAAAGACCATATCAATTCCCTGAAGAAGCACGTAGATCAACTCTCGGCTAAGAAATACGAAGACCTGTACGATATGGAAAGTCCCGACTTTGTACTTATGTTCGTTCCCATTGAAACGGCATTTTCAGCAGCCATAAACAAGGATGCAAGCCTCTATAACAATGCCTTTGAAAAGAATATAGTGATTGTAACCCCTTCCACACTCCTGGCCACTCTGCGGACAATAGATACCATGTGGAATAATGAAAAACAGCAACGCAATGCCATAGAAATTGCCCGGCAAGCCGGCGCACTTTATGACAAATTTGAAGGGTTTGTAACCGATCTGAC
This DNA window, taken from Muriicola soli, encodes the following:
- a CDS encoding ABC transporter ATP-binding protein, with the protein product MTKTLEIRNLSIGYRAMKAKSNLIAQDLNFSLGQGEFVAIIGANGIGKSTLLRTIGGVQEKISGDVLIEGEKMESIPTQRLAASLSLVLTEPLATKNLTVSELIALGRQPYTNWLGSLTEKDKIAVENSIRTIGLESLKHRKCYELSDGQLQKVLIARALAQDTPIMMLDEPTTHLDLYHKVQVLKTMKQIARDFDKTVIYTTHEIDLAIQLCDKMLILDNSTYHFGTPCEHIENKYLQNLFPSDLIQFDSQTGTFKIKN
- the rmuC gene encoding DNA recombination protein RmuC codes for the protein MSTEISLLAVALLVGILGFFLGNYIERLKRKSIQSTLEERERQLRSSREELEERLGTERAATELLRTENTGLAQQITRNEADLENLRQKLGEQKEEVEQLQEKFTKEFENLANKILDEKSLKFTEQNQKNIKHILNPLQEKIQLFEKKVEESQKENISIHSALKEQLLNLQNQNLKITKEAENLTKALKGDSKMQGNWGELVLERVLEKSGLEKDREYTVQQSFTREDGSRVLPDVVINLPDSKKMVIDSKVSLTDYERFVNAEEELQDKFLKDHINSLKKHVDQLSAKKYEDLYDMESPDFVLMFVPIETAFSAAINKDASLYNNAFEKNIVIVTPSTLLATLRTIDTMWNNEKQQRNAIEIARQAGALYDKFEGFVTDLTKVGKKMDEAKNEYRGAMNKLVEGRGNIITSIQKLKKMGAKAKKSIPDSILKRAEEDDFNEEPSPMNLN